In Equus quagga isolate Etosha38 chromosome 14, UCLA_HA_Equagga_1.0, whole genome shotgun sequence, one DNA window encodes the following:
- the LOC124251842 gene encoding RNA polymerase II subunit A C-terminal domain phosphatase SSU72-like: MPSSPLKVAVVCKSNMNRSMEAHSILRKKGFSVRSFGTGSLVRLPGTAHDLPVVYNFTTTYKEMYNDLLRRDRQHYTRNGILHILERNERIKPRPERFQECHEAFDVIFTCGESIYDRVVEDLCARDQETFQPVHVINVDIQDTLEDATLGALLICELCQHLQHADDMEDSVDKLLLMVEEKRGKSFLHTVCFY, from the coding sequence ATGCCCTCATCCCCGCTCAAGGTGGCTGTGGTGTGCAAGAGTAACATGAACAGGAGCATGGAAGCCCACAGCATCCTCAGGAAAAAAGGCTTCAGCGTCCGGTCTTTTGGAACTGGATCTCTCGTGAGGCTCCCTGGAACGGCACACGATCTTCCTGTGGTTTACAATTTCACAACCACATATAAAGAGATGTACAACGACCTTctcaggagagacagacagcacTATACCAGGAATGGAATCTTACACATcctggaaagaaatgagagaatcaAGCCCCGGCCAGAAAGATTTCAAGAGTGCCACGAGGCTTTCGATGTCATCTTTACCTGTGGGGAGAGCATCTATGACCGAGTGGTGGAAGATCTGTGTGCCAGAGATCAGGAGACCTTCCAGCCTGTGCACGTGATCAACGTGGACATCCAAGACACCCTGGAGGATGCCACCCTTGGAGCTCTGCTCATCTGTGAGCTCTGCCAGCACCTCCAGCACGCAGACGACATGGAAGACAGTGTGGATAAGCTGCTGCTCATggtggaggagaaaagaggaaagagcttTCTTCACACGGTCTGCTTCTACTGA